From Nocardioides sp. HDW12B, the proteins below share one genomic window:
- a CDS encoding DUF47 family protein — MDDTFFDLFTDASKHLVTGADLLSEMLGGLQHGGGDRNELAERMREEEHRADEDTHAIIRKVNSTFVTPFDREDIYALASALDDVMDFMEEAVDLVVLYEIEALPEGVADQVEVLRRCAGICAEAMPHLRSMKDLDEFWIEINRLENAGDKSYRLILAHLFSGAYEALEVLKLKDVVDSLEAAIDGFEKVANIVEQIAVKES, encoded by the coding sequence GTGGACGACACGTTCTTCGATCTGTTCACCGACGCCAGCAAGCACCTGGTCACCGGCGCCGACCTGCTCTCCGAGATGCTCGGCGGCCTGCAGCACGGCGGCGGCGACCGCAACGAGCTGGCCGAGCGGATGCGCGAGGAGGAGCACCGCGCCGACGAGGACACCCACGCGATCATCCGCAAGGTGAACTCGACGTTCGTCACGCCGTTCGACCGCGAGGACATCTACGCGCTCGCCTCGGCCCTCGACGACGTCATGGACTTCATGGAGGAGGCCGTCGACCTCGTCGTCCTCTACGAGATCGAGGCGCTGCCCGAGGGCGTCGCCGACCAGGTCGAGGTGCTGCGCCGCTGCGCCGGCATCTGCGCCGAGGCGATGCCGCACCTGCGGAGCATGAAGGACCTCGACGAGTTCTGGATCGAGATCAACCGCCTCGAGAACGCCGGCGACAAGTCCTACCGGCTGATCCTGGCGCACCTGTTCAGCGGCGCCTACGAGGCGCTCGAGGTGCTCAAGCTCAAGGACGTCGTCGACTCCCTCGAGGCCGCGATCGACGGCTTCGAGAAGGTCGCCAACATCGTCGAGCAGATCGCCGTCAAGGAGTCCTGA
- a CDS encoding inorganic phosphate transporter, producing MDLAIIIAVVVVALVFDYTNGFHDAANAIATSVSTRALTPRIALAMAAVMNFVGAFLGQEVANTVGGVITPSQTTSGMVVVMAGLFGAIAWNLLTWYFGLPSSSSHALIGGLVGAAVASGSGVKWDVILEKIVIPMVASPLFGFAAAALVMIAIMWIFKRANPSKAQRGFRAAQTLSAAAMALGHGLQDAQKTMGVIFLALVTGGFASADDDLPFWVILSAAAAISAGTYAGGWRIMRTLGRRIIDLDPARGFAAESVAAGVLYTTAFAFEAPISTTHTITSAVMGVGATKRLSAVRWGVARSIIAAWVLTFPMAGLVAALTYEILHNVFQLP from the coding sequence GTGGACCTCGCGATCATCATCGCGGTCGTCGTCGTCGCTCTCGTCTTCGACTACACCAACGGCTTCCACGACGCCGCCAACGCCATCGCGACCTCGGTCTCGACCCGGGCGCTGACCCCGCGCATCGCCCTGGCGATGGCGGCGGTCATGAACTTCGTGGGCGCCTTCCTCGGTCAGGAGGTCGCCAACACCGTCGGCGGCGTCATCACGCCGTCGCAGACCACCAGCGGCATGGTGGTGGTGATGGCCGGGCTCTTCGGCGCCATCGCCTGGAACCTGCTGACCTGGTACTTCGGCCTGCCCTCGTCGTCCTCCCACGCCCTCATCGGCGGCCTCGTCGGCGCCGCGGTGGCGTCGGGCTCGGGGGTCAAGTGGGACGTCATCCTCGAGAAGATCGTCATCCCGATGGTCGCCTCGCCGCTCTTCGGCTTCGCCGCGGCGGCGCTCGTGATGATCGCGATCATGTGGATCTTCAAGCGCGCGAACCCCAGCAAGGCGCAGCGCGGCTTCCGTGCGGCGCAGACGCTGAGCGCCGCGGCCATGGCGCTGGGCCACGGCCTGCAGGACGCCCAGAAGACGATGGGCGTCATCTTCCTGGCCCTGGTCACCGGCGGCTTCGCCTCGGCCGACGACGACCTGCCGTTCTGGGTCATCCTGTCGGCGGCCGCCGCCATCTCGGCGGGCACCTACGCCGGCGGCTGGCGCATCATGCGCACCCTCGGCCGGCGCATCATCGACCTCGACCCGGCCCGCGGCTTCGCCGCCGAGTCGGTGGCGGCCGGTGTGCTCTACACGACCGCCTTCGCCTTCGAGGCCCCGATCTCGACCACCCACACCATCACCTCCGCCGTCATGGGCGTCGGTGCGACCAAGCGTCTCTCCGCCGTTCGCTGGGGCGTCGCCCGCAGCATCATCGCCGCCTGGGTCCTCACCTTCCCGATGGCCGGCCTCGTCGCCGCCCTCACCTACGAGATCCTCCACAACGTCTTCCAGCTCCCCTGA